In Deltaproteobacteria bacterium, the sequence GCTGGCGTTCGGGCGCATAGGTGTCGACGATCCGCTCGACGGCTGATGCCGCCGTGCGGCTATGCAGACTCGCGAAGACGAGGTGGCCGGTCTCGGCCGCCGTGAGGGCCAGGCTGATGGTTTCGGGGTCGCGCATCTCGCCGATGAGAAGGATGTCGGGATCTTCGCGCAGCGCGTCGCGCAAGCCGGTGGCGAAATCACGCACGTGCGTCCCCACTTCACGCTGGCGGACCAGTCCGGACGCGCGCAGCGGCCGGATGACGTACTCGATCGGGTCTTCGATCGTCAGCAGCACCTGCGAACGCGCCCGCAGCGCGTGCTGCACGAGGGCAGCTAACGTGGTGCTCTTGCCACAACCCGTCGGTCCGCAGGCGATGACCAGCCCGTGCGCAAGGTCAACGAGCGGTTCGAGCAGCGATGGCAGATTCAGATCCGCGAGCGGTGGCGCTTCTCGCCGGAGAATGCGCACGGCGGCGCACAACCCTTCTTCGCTGGCGTAAACGTTCACGCGTACTCGTCCCACTCCCGGCAAATCGAAGGCGCGATCCACCGAGCCGCGGTCTCGCACGCGCTCCAACTGCGCTGGCCCGGCGAGCAGCGCCGTCGCATCGAATCCCGCCGTGTCATCGAACACTCGTAGTTCCCCATTGATGCGCACAATCGGCGCCCGCTGCGGACTCAAATGAATGTCGCTGGCGCCCTGAGACGCGGCTCGCGTCAGCATGTCGACGAGCAGCGCCGGGATTGCGCCGGTCTTCTCGACAGCGCTGCCGGGGGACTCGGCGCGCTCGCCAATCCCGTCTCCGTCGCGACGAACCCGCACCTCCAACATCGACTCGTCCGGCTGTGCAAGCAGCAGGCTAAAGTTCCCCAACTCGGCGCTGGTGTAGCTGAGCGACAAGTGGCCGCGCGCGCGCAATTCCGTTTCATGCATCGTCCACAGATCATCGAGCAACGCGCGGATACGTTCCGTGGACATCGCGGGAATCGTCAACGGCAGCTCGGTGTCGCCCTGGAACATCCGCGGCCGACGATCGGATGCAAGCCGCAGCTCGGTGCCCGCCTGTTGCACGAGAATCTTCAACACACTGTCGATCGGCTTCACGTCTTCGCCCGTTCAGCGAACATTTGCCTGAGCCAGCGCAGCGCCGCAACTCACGCGTCAGATGCTCGCGTCATGACTCCCGATCGATGCGCTTGCCCATGCTGACGCGCGCTTCGACGGTGTAGCCGAGGCGCTCGTAAAATCGTACAACCGCGTCGTTCGATGCGCGCACTTGCAGATTGATTTTCGGGCAGCCGCGTTCGCGCAGAGCGGCCTCGGCGTGCCTCATCATGCGGCGGCCGACGCCGCGGCGCTGCGCGTCGGGATCGACGCCGAGA encodes:
- a CDS encoding PilT/PilU family type 4a pilus ATPase, whose protein sequence is MLTRAASQGASDIHLSPQRAPIVRINGELRVFDDTAGFDATALLAGPAQLERVRDRGSVDRAFDLPGVGRVRVNVYASEEGLCAAVRILRREAPPLADLNLPSLLEPLVDLAHGLVIACGPTGCGKSTTLAALVQHALRARSQVLLTIEDPIEYVIRPLRASGLVRQREVGTHVRDFATGLRDALREDPDILLIGEMRDPETISLALTAAETGHLVFASLHSRTAASAVERIVDTYAPERQRQIRVQLADSLRAVISQRLLPTADGTSRVPAVELLRVTHAVANLIREGRTAQIVSALQAGGSDGMLVLERSLTDLVRTNRIRRETALAVANDSTTLGEYLRAAGC